One Drosophila subobscura isolate 14011-0131.10 chromosome U, UCBerk_Dsub_1.0, whole genome shotgun sequence DNA window includes the following coding sequences:
- the LOC117900292 gene encoding beta-alanine-activating enzyme isoform X2, producing the protein MYCLECSGTQKLNVSMADIIYLGTPSTFDPFVVELFLALQTGASLLISHQTMSEAPSKVLNAIFPRSMSAPGITILQMTPSLFRQFGATAIRERILTNASTLRVLLLGGEQFPSSAELITWMDPSVLLQKHICNIYGITEVSCWSLMHILHSLQMQMPLGTPIDDETVVRVQYQSDRNMQHGELFIGSATRRCYIPEIDDVEVVKEDSDICFRSTGDLVIRLEDESICYGERANDVVKRAGNRISLGLITRKIEKCLPSGELATCLWLEQLQKLICCIRTLEIKTKVQQRAQTFDILSKLLNEEQPDRFVYLQHFPCNVHGKLDKERLLKECIPLAQPAQEILKSFLQDRLECVDASSEKAIKKARLEGSQPCGYELSFRQAGGTSFHAITICREIGLQMCIDDEQRHVFEMLLDENVPLRTVLRFLDTAKLVANNTKLKPIEPRGNKTATGASGSRGTCGLTIASFEQPEIRFQIYWKVNFGKCIDSPVTQYEGRYVCVGSHSHILRTLDPQTGIEQSSLQLPDRIECKVTFLSEQLAMVGCYDGCLYGFNPLTGDIVWRVEIGGMIKAQPFLTADGSRIVVCSYAEDYNVFCLSAERQEVLWCLRIGEKPIFASPLELPNEQSLIICNLNGDYARVALTDGSVEWTNKCRGPLFATPVLLDSKPNHFLCAEVAGRILACHVGNGMIMATYTAEGNVFSSLVVKKPPTQMGYSFVIFGCMNHHVYCLRCNTGSGRKPVSFELNWKVDTGAPVYATPTLLIIQLLGYLVWSCSTDGRVILMNFHNGQIRWSTKLPGEIFSTSCCIESLRRVYVGCRDNFLYSLGINH; encoded by the exons ATGTATTGCCTCGAATGTAGTGGCACTCAG AAGCTGAACGTCTCCATGGCCGACATCATCTACTTGGGCACACCCTCCACCTTCGATCCCTTTGTTGTGGAACTCTTTCTGGCACTGCAAACAGGAGCCTCCTTGCTGATCAGCCACCAGACGATGAGCGAAGCGCCATCGAAGGTGCTAAATGCGATCTTCCCCAGGAGTATGTCCGCGCCGGGCATTACCATACTGCAGATGACGCCATCGCTGTTCAGGCAATTCGGAGCGACTGCAATACGGGAACGAATCCTCACCAACGCCAGCACATTAAG AGTGCTTCTGCTTGGTGGTGAACAGTTTCCCTCCAGTGCAGAGCTAATCACGTGGATGGATCCGAGTGTCCTGCTGCAGAAACACATTTGCAACATCTACGGCATCACAGAAGTCTCTTGTTGGAGTCTAATGCACATTTTACATTccctgcaaatgcaaatgccactCGGCACACCCATCGATGATGAGACGGTGGTGCGGGTCCAATACCAGAGCGATCGGAATATGCAGCACGGAGAACTCTTCATAGGCAGCGCCACCCGACGTTGCTATATTCCAGAAATCGATGACGTAGAGGTTGTAAAAGAAGACTCTGACATTTGCTTTCGATCCACTGGTGATTTGGTTATCCGCTTAGAGGATGAATCAATATGCTACGGCGAGCGTGCCAATGATGTGGTGAAGCGTGCCGGCAATCGCATTAGTTTGG GCTTAATCACTCGTAAGATTGAAAAATGTCTGCCCAGCGGAGAGCTGGCTACTTGCCTGTGGCTCGAGCAACTTCAGAAGCTCATATGCTGCATACGTACGTTGGAGATTAAGACAAAGGTACAGCAGCGTGCCCAGACTTTCGATATACTTTCCAAGCTATTGAATGAGGAGCAACCAGACAGATTTGTCTATCTGCAGCACTTCCCCTGCAATGTTCATGGCAAACTGGACAAGGAACGGCTGCTCAAGGAGTGCATACCGCTGGCTCAGCCTGCACAGGAAATATTAAAGAGTTTCCTGCAGGACAGACTGGAATGTGTGGACGCATCGAGTGAGAAAGCGATCAAGAAGGCACGGCTGGAGGGCAGCCAACCGTGTGGCTATGAGCTGAGCTTTCGCCAGGCGGGTGGCACCTCCTTCCATGCCATCACAATTTGTCGGGAGATTGGCCTGCAAATGTGTATCGATGATGAGCAGCGACACGTGTTCGAGATGCTCCTTGACGAGAATGTTCCTCTGCGCACAGTTCTACGTTTCCTCGACACGGCAAAGCTTGTGGCAAATAATACCAAACTGAAGCCGATTGAGCCGCGGGGAAACAAGACGGCAACCGGGGCAAGTGGAAGCAGAGGCACCTGTGGTCTGACCATCGCCAGCTTCGAGCAGCCGGAGATCAGGTTCCAGATTTATTGGAAGGTCAACTTCGGCAAGTGCATCGATTCGCCCGTGACGCAGTACGAGGGACGCTACGTCTGCGTGGGCTCACATTCCCATATACTGCGCACCTTGGATCCTCAAACAGGCATCGAGCAGAGCAGCCTGCAACTGCCGGACCGGATTGAGTGCAAAGTGACATTCCTCAGTGAGCAGCTGGCCATGGTGGGCTGCTATGATGGTTGTCTCTACGGATTCAATCCGCTCACTGGCGATATTGTGTGGCGCGTGGAGATTGGCGGAATGATCAAGGCGCAGCCTTTTCTGACAGCCGACGGGTCGCGAATTGTGGTATGCAGCTATGCCGAGGATTACAATGTGTTTTGCCTGTCCGCCGAGCGGCAGGAAGTGCTCTGGTGCTTGAGGATTGGCGAAAAGCCAATATTCGCGAGTCCCCTGGAGTTGCCCAATGAACAGTCGCTGATCATCTGCAATCTGAATGGTGACTATGCTCGAGTCGCACTCACCGATGGATCCGTGGAATGGACGAACAAGTGCAGGGGGCCATTATTCGCCACTCCTGTCCTGTTGGACTCGAAGCCGAACCATTTCCTGTGCGCCGAAGTGGCTGGACGCATCCTTGCCTGCCATGTGGGGAATGGAATGATT atggcTACATACACTGCAGAGGGAAACGTCTTCTCGTCGTTGGTTGTCAAGAAGCCACCCACACAGATGGGCTACTCGTTTGTGATCTTTGGCTGCATGAATCATCATGTGTATTGCCTGCGATGCAACACAGGATCTGGGCGAAAACCGGTTAGCTTCGAACTCAATTGGAAGGTCGATACGGGAGCTCCTGTATATGCAACGCCCACACTACTCATCATCCAGCTTCTCGGTTATCTGGTTTGGAGCTGTTCCACCGACGGCCGtgtaattttaatgaattttcacAATGGCCAGATACGATGGTCCACCAAGCTGCCTggggaaatattttcaacttcCTGCTGTATAGAGAGCCTCCGGCGAGTCTACGTGGGATGTCGAGATAATTTTCTATACAGCCTGGGCATtaatcattaa
- the LOC117900292 gene encoding beta-alanine-activating enzyme isoform X1, translated as MDIGKTCVEEAKKLYDISRLRAFGSVPFFIKRLELKDFPLSYHKALCLVERLLAWLRRNKVPNGIGIGFRIAQNMPSSCLLILAILNHKCHFFATDKMLLSKALHGQMCAAGVDYLVVCGHMSVGVIYFERIDIFLVYNEEYKLFKLKHTPDDPPAQAKKPLPANMCYTITTTGTTGTPKLIHVPYECIASNVVALSQKLNVSMADIIYLGTPSTFDPFVVELFLALQTGASLLISHQTMSEAPSKVLNAIFPRSMSAPGITILQMTPSLFRQFGATAIRERILTNASTLRVLLLGGEQFPSSAELITWMDPSVLLQKHICNIYGITEVSCWSLMHILHSLQMQMPLGTPIDDETVVRVQYQSDRNMQHGELFIGSATRRCYIPEIDDVEVVKEDSDICFRSTGDLVIRLEDESICYGERANDVVKRAGNRISLGLITRKIEKCLPSGELATCLWLEQLQKLICCIRTLEIKTKVQQRAQTFDILSKLLNEEQPDRFVYLQHFPCNVHGKLDKERLLKECIPLAQPAQEILKSFLQDRLECVDASSEKAIKKARLEGSQPCGYELSFRQAGGTSFHAITICREIGLQMCIDDEQRHVFEMLLDENVPLRTVLRFLDTAKLVANNTKLKPIEPRGNKTATGASGSRGTCGLTIASFEQPEIRFQIYWKVNFGKCIDSPVTQYEGRYVCVGSHSHILRTLDPQTGIEQSSLQLPDRIECKVTFLSEQLAMVGCYDGCLYGFNPLTGDIVWRVEIGGMIKAQPFLTADGSRIVVCSYAEDYNVFCLSAERQEVLWCLRIGEKPIFASPLELPNEQSLIICNLNGDYARVALTDGSVEWTNKCRGPLFATPVLLDSKPNHFLCAEVAGRILACHVGNGMIMATYTAEGNVFSSLVVKKPPTQMGYSFVIFGCMNHHVYCLRCNTGSGRKPVSFELNWKVDTGAPVYATPTLLIIQLLGYLVWSCSTDGRVILMNFHNGQIRWSTKLPGEIFSTSCCIESLRRVYVGCRDNFLYSLGINH; from the exons ATGGACATAGGGAAAACTTGCGTGGAAGAGGCCAAGAAGCTGTATGACATCAGCCGGCTGCGAGCGTTTGGCAGTGTGCCTTTTTTTATAAAGCGCCTGGAGCTCAAAGACTTTCCGCTAAGCTATCACAAGGCTCTGTGCCTCGTCGAGAGGCTGCTTGCGTGGCTGCGACGCAATAAGGTGCCAAATGGAATTGGGATTGGCTTTCGCATTGCCCAAAATATGCCATCTTCGTGCCTTTTGATACTGGC AATTCTCAATCACAAATGCCACTTCTTTGCCACTGACAAAATGCTGCTGTCAAAGGCTCTGCATGGCCAAATGTGCGCCGCTGGTGTGGATTATCTGGTGGTCTGCGGGCACATGTCCGTAGGCGTTATATACTTTGAGCGTATCGACATCTTTTTGGTCTACAACGAGGAGTACAAGCTGTTCAAGCTTAAACACACTCCAGACGATCCTCCAGCACAAGCGAAGAAGCCTCTGCCGGCCAACATGTGCTACACAATCACGACAACTGGGACGACAGGAACTCCCAAGCTGATTCACGTACCCTATGAATGTATTGCCTCGAATGTAGTGGCACTCAG CCAGAAGCTGAACGTCTCCATGGCCGACATCATCTACTTGGGCACACCCTCCACCTTCGATCCCTTTGTTGTGGAACTCTTTCTGGCACTGCAAACAGGAGCCTCCTTGCTGATCAGCCACCAGACGATGAGCGAAGCGCCATCGAAGGTGCTAAATGCGATCTTCCCCAGGAGTATGTCCGCGCCGGGCATTACCATACTGCAGATGACGCCATCGCTGTTCAGGCAATTCGGAGCGACTGCAATACGGGAACGAATCCTCACCAACGCCAGCACATTAAG AGTGCTTCTGCTTGGTGGTGAACAGTTTCCCTCCAGTGCAGAGCTAATCACGTGGATGGATCCGAGTGTCCTGCTGCAGAAACACATTTGCAACATCTACGGCATCACAGAAGTCTCTTGTTGGAGTCTAATGCACATTTTACATTccctgcaaatgcaaatgccactCGGCACACCCATCGATGATGAGACGGTGGTGCGGGTCCAATACCAGAGCGATCGGAATATGCAGCACGGAGAACTCTTCATAGGCAGCGCCACCCGACGTTGCTATATTCCAGAAATCGATGACGTAGAGGTTGTAAAAGAAGACTCTGACATTTGCTTTCGATCCACTGGTGATTTGGTTATCCGCTTAGAGGATGAATCAATATGCTACGGCGAGCGTGCCAATGATGTGGTGAAGCGTGCCGGCAATCGCATTAGTTTGG GCTTAATCACTCGTAAGATTGAAAAATGTCTGCCCAGCGGAGAGCTGGCTACTTGCCTGTGGCTCGAGCAACTTCAGAAGCTCATATGCTGCATACGTACGTTGGAGATTAAGACAAAGGTACAGCAGCGTGCCCAGACTTTCGATATACTTTCCAAGCTATTGAATGAGGAGCAACCAGACAGATTTGTCTATCTGCAGCACTTCCCCTGCAATGTTCATGGCAAACTGGACAAGGAACGGCTGCTCAAGGAGTGCATACCGCTGGCTCAGCCTGCACAGGAAATATTAAAGAGTTTCCTGCAGGACAGACTGGAATGTGTGGACGCATCGAGTGAGAAAGCGATCAAGAAGGCACGGCTGGAGGGCAGCCAACCGTGTGGCTATGAGCTGAGCTTTCGCCAGGCGGGTGGCACCTCCTTCCATGCCATCACAATTTGTCGGGAGATTGGCCTGCAAATGTGTATCGATGATGAGCAGCGACACGTGTTCGAGATGCTCCTTGACGAGAATGTTCCTCTGCGCACAGTTCTACGTTTCCTCGACACGGCAAAGCTTGTGGCAAATAATACCAAACTGAAGCCGATTGAGCCGCGGGGAAACAAGACGGCAACCGGGGCAAGTGGAAGCAGAGGCACCTGTGGTCTGACCATCGCCAGCTTCGAGCAGCCGGAGATCAGGTTCCAGATTTATTGGAAGGTCAACTTCGGCAAGTGCATCGATTCGCCCGTGACGCAGTACGAGGGACGCTACGTCTGCGTGGGCTCACATTCCCATATACTGCGCACCTTGGATCCTCAAACAGGCATCGAGCAGAGCAGCCTGCAACTGCCGGACCGGATTGAGTGCAAAGTGACATTCCTCAGTGAGCAGCTGGCCATGGTGGGCTGCTATGATGGTTGTCTCTACGGATTCAATCCGCTCACTGGCGATATTGTGTGGCGCGTGGAGATTGGCGGAATGATCAAGGCGCAGCCTTTTCTGACAGCCGACGGGTCGCGAATTGTGGTATGCAGCTATGCCGAGGATTACAATGTGTTTTGCCTGTCCGCCGAGCGGCAGGAAGTGCTCTGGTGCTTGAGGATTGGCGAAAAGCCAATATTCGCGAGTCCCCTGGAGTTGCCCAATGAACAGTCGCTGATCATCTGCAATCTGAATGGTGACTATGCTCGAGTCGCACTCACCGATGGATCCGTGGAATGGACGAACAAGTGCAGGGGGCCATTATTCGCCACTCCTGTCCTGTTGGACTCGAAGCCGAACCATTTCCTGTGCGCCGAAGTGGCTGGACGCATCCTTGCCTGCCATGTGGGGAATGGAATGATT atggcTACATACACTGCAGAGGGAAACGTCTTCTCGTCGTTGGTTGTCAAGAAGCCACCCACACAGATGGGCTACTCGTTTGTGATCTTTGGCTGCATGAATCATCATGTGTATTGCCTGCGATGCAACACAGGATCTGGGCGAAAACCGGTTAGCTTCGAACTCAATTGGAAGGTCGATACGGGAGCTCCTGTATATGCAACGCCCACACTACTCATCATCCAGCTTCTCGGTTATCTGGTTTGGAGCTGTTCCACCGACGGCCGtgtaattttaatgaattttcacAATGGCCAGATACGATGGTCCACCAAGCTGCCTggggaaatattttcaacttcCTGCTGTATAGAGAGCCTCCGGCGAGTCTACGTGGGATGTCGAGATAATTTTCTATACAGCCTGGGCATtaatcattaa
- the LOC117901003 gene encoding DBF4-type zinc finger-containing protein 2 homolog, whose translation TPYTVSRTPIRYAIRNCIHQCSPKCYNAAQLEAMPQCPPRIPAPCPGCITVQQPPRMICKKQVVFTEKIVPEPMVVNRCRQITIPKVVDVTRVIQVPKLVWVSQMVREPRVIYYPSMVPDPYVVCYPKRICEPREVCQSMLCQPKPQMIDVPPPQEFCCYPNGPLNYVPQPPCPCAPCGPCAPCGPCGPCGLPPGGRC comes from the coding sequence ACACCGTATACTGTGTCGCGTACCCCCATTCGGTATGCCATCCGCAACTGCATCCATCAGTGCTCGCCCAAATGCTACAATGCCGCTCAACTGGAGGCGATGCCCCAGTGTCCGCCTCGCATACCGGCGCCATGCCCGGGCTGCATCACGGTCCAGCAGCCGCCACGAATGATCTGCAAGAAGCAAGTTGTGTTCACCGAGAAGATTGTGCCCGAACCAATGGTGGTGAATCGATGTCGCCAGATAACCATACCCAAGGTGGTGGATGTTACGCGGGTCATCCAGGTGCCGAAGCTCGTGTGGGTGTCGCAGATGGTGCGCGAGCCGCGTGTCATCTACTATCCTTCGATGGTACCCGATCCGTATGTGGTGTGCTATCCGAAGCGGATCTGTGAGCCGCGCGAAGTTTGCCAGTCGATGCTCTGCCAGCCGAAGCCGCAGATGATAGATGTACCGCCGCCGCAAGAGTTCTGCTGCTATCCCAATGGACCGCTTAACTATGTACCGCAGCCACCATGCCCGTGTGCACCCTGTGGACCGTGTGCACCCTGTGGGCCATGCGGCCCATGTGGACTGCCACCTGGCGGGCGCTGCTAG
- the LOC117900296 gene encoding keratin-associated protein 5-3, with translation MCEPCGPFAPRGCRSRELRCGIMYTTCDCVKRNGLQDKCPRSACQGRPACLCFPYPGCGPSAFPLRYANMTMGVNNKRMRCQATGAAGGGGGGACGGRAAGGCCGGPCDPCGGGPCCGPCNSTACCGPHSPPCGAPSPIPCSPAPGCCCPPLPEGGIPDPRVWNYCNTPPTYPCGF, from the exons ATGTGCGAACCGTGTGGACCATTCGCG CCTCGTGGCTGCCGCAGCCGTGAACTGCGTTGCGGTATCATGTACACCACCTGCGATTGTGTGAAGCGCAATGGGCTCCAGGATAAGTGTCCGCGATCGGCATGCCAAGGACGGCCGGCGTGCCTGTGCTTCCCGTACCCGGGCTGCGGACCATCGGCCTTCCCCCTGCGCTACGCAAACATGACAATGGGCGTGAACAATAAGCGGATGCGTTGTCAGGCAACTGGAGCTgccggtggcggtggaggcggtgcTTGCGGTGGTCGCGCTGCCGGCGGATGCTGTGGAGGTCCATGTGATCCATGTGGAGGCGGTCCATGCTGTGGTCCATGTAATTCAACTGCGTGCTGTGGCCCGCACAGTCCACCATGCGGAGCTCCCTCGCCCATACCATGCTCTCCGGCgccgggctgctgctgtccaccATTGCCCGAGGGTGGCATACCCGATCCGCGGGTCTGGAACTATTGTAACACACCCCCAACCTATCCAT GTGGCTTCTAG